In the genome of Shewanella glacialimarina, one region contains:
- the prmC gene encoding peptide chain release factor N(5)-glutamine methyltransferase produces MPQSSYSTIVEAQQWAFSQLASTSDSAHVDAEALLIHCLNKTRSFLYTWPERTLTVEQFKNFQQMVKKRQQGMPVAHIIGEREFWSLPFIVNDSTLIPRPDTEILVETALNLDIRFNARVLDLGTGTGAIALSIAHERPKWRITAIDKVPEAVALAKANRANLQLEHVEILQSDWFSAVKDRDFDLIVSNPPYIAEQDEHLSIGDVRFEPQSALTAADEGYADIYHIADKAREHLLPGGFLLLEHGYQQAIRVREKMIDLGYKDVATVRDFGSNDRCTIGTWTE; encoded by the coding sequence TTGCCCCAGTCATCGTATTCAACAATAGTTGAAGCCCAGCAATGGGCTTTTTCACAATTGGCATCAACCTCGGACTCTGCCCATGTAGATGCAGAGGCTCTGCTTATTCATTGTCTCAATAAAACACGTAGTTTTTTATATACCTGGCCTGAGCGCACACTGACCGTTGAGCAGTTTAAAAACTTTCAGCAGATGGTTAAAAAGCGTCAGCAAGGCATGCCAGTTGCGCATATTATTGGTGAGCGAGAATTTTGGTCATTACCTTTTATTGTTAATGATTCAACGCTTATTCCACGCCCAGATACTGAAATATTAGTTGAAACCGCCTTAAATTTAGACATTCGATTTAATGCTAGGGTGTTGGACTTAGGCACTGGGACTGGCGCGATAGCCTTATCGATTGCCCATGAAAGACCTAAATGGCGGATAACCGCAATTGATAAAGTGCCTGAAGCAGTCGCCTTAGCGAAAGCTAATCGCGCAAACTTACAGCTTGAACACGTTGAAATATTGCAGTCAGACTGGTTTAGCGCGGTTAAAGATCGTGATTTTGATTTAATTGTCTCTAATCCCCCGTACATTGCCGAGCAAGACGAACATTTAAGTATTGGCGATGTTCGATTTGAGCCACAAAGTGCATTGACTGCTGCTGATGAAGGTTACGCTGATATTTACCATATAGCAGACAAGGCTCGTGAGCATCTGCTGCCTGGTGGCTTTTTATTACTTGAACATGGCTATCAACAAGCTATCAGAGTAAGAGAGAAAATGATCGACTTAGGTTACAAAGATGTCGCCACGGTAAGAGATTTTGGCAGTAACGATCGCTGTACCATAGGGACCTGGACAGAGTAG
- the ispE gene encoding 4-(cytidine 5'-diphospho)-2-C-methyl-D-erythritol kinase, whose product MKPNHSTSKSWPAPAKLNLFLHVTGQREDGYHELQTLFQFIDHCDYLDFHVTETPELHLHSNISDSVPDSDNLILKAAKSLKKYTNYHGGAHIWLDKLLPMGGGLGGGSSDAATTLVALNALWKTNLSMSKLAEIGLALGADVPVFINGLAAFAEGVGEQLQPVYPTEYWYLVITPDVHVCTRSVFQHPDLLRSTPKLELDTLMSNEWSNDCQNLVIKQHPEVANALSWLVEYAPSRMTGTGACVFGEFERSQQALDVLAQLPANMKGFVAKGLNTSPLLVRLDEFEQYSSESILSANT is encoded by the coding sequence TTGAAGCCTAATCACTCGACCTCTAAAAGCTGGCCAGCTCCTGCCAAGTTAAATTTATTTTTACATGTTACTGGCCAACGTGAAGACGGTTACCATGAGCTGCAAACCCTATTTCAATTTATAGATCATTGCGATTACCTTGATTTTCATGTCACAGAAACGCCTGAGCTCCATCTTCATTCAAATATCTCGGATTCTGTCCCCGACAGCGATAACTTAATTCTTAAGGCAGCAAAATCTTTAAAAAAATACACTAATTATCACGGTGGCGCGCATATTTGGTTAGACAAATTACTCCCTATGGGCGGCGGTTTAGGTGGAGGTTCATCTGATGCAGCAACAACTTTGGTGGCGTTAAATGCCCTGTGGAAAACGAACCTTTCAATGAGTAAACTAGCTGAGATTGGATTAGCGCTAGGCGCCGATGTTCCGGTGTTTATTAATGGCTTAGCTGCATTTGCAGAGGGTGTAGGCGAGCAACTTCAGCCGGTATACCCTACAGAATATTGGTATCTCGTTATCACTCCTGATGTCCACGTTTGTACTCGCAGTGTATTTCAACACCCTGACTTGCTCCGAAGCACTCCCAAGCTAGAACTGGACACATTAATGTCCAACGAGTGGAGCAATGATTGTCAAAATCTAGTAATCAAACAACACCCCGAAGTTGCCAATGCCTTAAGCTGGCTGGTAGAATATGCGCCGTCGAGAATGACCGGAACAGGCGCATGTGTGTTTGGGGAATTCGAGCGTTCGCAACAAGCTCTTGATGTCTTAGCGCAACTTCCTGCTAATATGAAAGGTTTTGTTGCAAAAGGGCTTAATACTTCGCCGCTACTAGTGCGCTTAGATGAGTTCGAACAATATTCTTCTGAGTCAATTTTGAGTGCTAACACGTAA
- a CDS encoding DUF819 family protein: MTTSALVTNDATALGLLAAILGFVFYTSSSPHPFWQKFYKFIPALLLCYFLPSLLNTFGVVDGHTSQLYYVASRYLLPACLVLLILSVDLKAILGLGPKAVIMFLTGTVGIVIGGPISLLLVSFIDPTLIGNNGPDAVWRGMTTLAGSWIGGGANQAAMKEIYSVGGEIFSVMVTVDVIVANIWMAVLLFMASKAKEIDARTGADTRAIEVLKAKVEKYQAENARIPNQRDLMMIVAVGFGVTGFAHLAADFLGPFFETNYPWTADYSLTSKFFWLVVIVTTIGLAMSFSPVRHLEAAGASKVATAFLYILVATIGLHMDVTKIMDTPIYFLVGIVWMLVHAGFMLLVAKLIKAPLFYMAVGSQANVGGAASAPVVAAAFHPSLAPVGVLLAVLGYALGTYMAWLCGQFLLIIGA; the protein is encoded by the coding sequence ATGACGACGTCGGCACTGGTCACAAATGACGCCACCGCACTGGGTTTACTAGCCGCTATTCTCGGGTTTGTATTTTATACCAGTTCATCGCCACATCCATTTTGGCAAAAATTCTATAAGTTTATTCCTGCACTTTTATTATGTTACTTCTTACCCTCATTGCTGAATACGTTTGGGGTGGTCGACGGTCACACCTCTCAATTATATTATGTTGCATCACGTTATTTATTGCCGGCGTGTTTAGTTTTACTCATTTTAAGTGTCGATTTAAAAGCTATTTTAGGCTTGGGTCCTAAAGCGGTTATCATGTTTTTAACCGGCACTGTGGGTATTGTTATAGGAGGCCCTATTTCGTTATTGCTGGTTTCATTTATCGACCCAACACTTATCGGTAATAACGGCCCTGATGCGGTTTGGCGTGGTATGACAACCCTTGCTGGTAGCTGGATTGGCGGCGGTGCAAACCAGGCCGCGATGAAAGAGATTTATAGTGTAGGCGGGGAAATTTTCTCTGTAATGGTCACTGTCGACGTTATCGTCGCCAATATTTGGATGGCAGTGTTATTATTTATGGCCTCTAAAGCCAAAGAAATCGATGCCAGAACCGGTGCAGACACCCGTGCAATTGAAGTATTAAAAGCTAAAGTTGAAAAGTATCAAGCTGAAAACGCACGTATTCCGAACCAGCGTGATTTAATGATGATAGTTGCAGTCGGTTTTGGTGTTACCGGTTTTGCGCATTTGGCCGCAGATTTTCTCGGGCCATTTTTTGAAACCAATTATCCTTGGACAGCCGATTACAGTTTAACCTCTAAGTTTTTCTGGTTGGTTGTTATTGTTACCACAATTGGCCTAGCGATGTCATTTAGCCCAGTCAGGCATTTAGAAGCCGCGGGCGCATCGAAAGTAGCTACCGCTTTTTTATACATATTAGTGGCAACCATTGGCTTGCACATGGATGTCACCAAAATTATGGACACCCCGATTTACTTTTTAGTCGGGATTGTTTGGATGTTAGTTCATGCAGGCTTTATGCTGTTAGTGGCTAAATTAATTAAAGCGCCGTTGTTTTATATGGCGGTGGGCAGTCAAGCCAACGTTGGCGGTGCAGCTTCTGCTCCTGTGGTTGCAGCAGCATTTCATCCTTCACTGGCTCCTGTAGGTGTTTTACTGGCAGTATTAGGTTATGCATTAGGTACTTACATGGCGTGGCTATGTGGTCAGTTTTTACTAATTATTGGCGCGTAA
- a CDS encoding M3 family metallopeptidase, producing MRKALLAVSIAASLMATACSITHDSSTTQVSTAKNVQIQNPLLSPSALQYQAPDFSIIKDAHFQPALEQGIKEHYQQVINIANNSEAPSFSNTIVALETSGELLTRTSQIFYNLTGSNTNPTLLKIKGEMAPVMAAHSDNIHLNSALFSRIDSLYQQRDALNLTAEEVRLIEVYHQRFVLAGAKLTDQQKAKIRLLNEEQSNLTNEFSQRLLTLTKQSAVVVDSVDELAGLSDSSIRAAQMDAEAQGHAGKYLVNITNTTRQPVLAKLENRELRQRIWLASANRGLSGENETASLVSRLAQLRAERAALLGFKSWADYQLSSQMAETPEAVYSMFGSMVPAVIANTEKEAADIQAMINKTGGDFILAPWDWEFYAEKVRQEKFDLDSAAIKPYFEFERVLQDGVFFTLEKLYGVTLKPRPDLPVYHEDVKAYEMFDADGSSIAIFYADYFTREGKSGGAWMSSFVGQSTLLETKPVVVNVMNIRKAPDGEPTFVSYDEVTTMFHEMGHGTHGMFSKVKYPSLAGTSVSRDFVEFPSTFEEDWAAHPEVLANYAKHYQTGEVIPEALLQKLLNARSFNQGFDTLEYMAAALVDLEWHSLPADAPLQDVATFEAAALKKHGVDIAAVPPRYKSSFFAHSFPGGYSASYYAYMWSEILAADAFAYVQTQGGLNREIGMKYRKAIIEVGNSVPPMDAYQSFRGQAPTTDGLLKRRGLN from the coding sequence ATGCGCAAGGCATTACTGGCAGTATCAATAGCAGCATCTTTAATGGCAACAGCTTGTTCAATCACTCATGATTCATCAACAACTCAAGTATCTACCGCTAAAAATGTACAAATACAAAACCCCTTGTTAAGCCCAAGTGCTTTACAATATCAAGCACCTGACTTTAGTATTATCAAAGATGCCCATTTCCAGCCTGCTTTAGAGCAAGGCATTAAAGAGCATTATCAGCAGGTTATTAATATTGCCAACAATAGTGAAGCACCAAGCTTTAGCAATACTATTGTCGCATTAGAAACCAGTGGCGAATTACTGACTCGTACTTCGCAAATTTTCTACAATTTAACCGGCTCCAATACCAATCCAACCTTACTTAAAATTAAAGGCGAAATGGCGCCTGTTATGGCTGCACACTCAGATAACATTCATCTGAATAGTGCTCTTTTTTCACGTATTGACAGCCTTTACCAGCAACGTGATGCACTCAACTTAACCGCCGAAGAGGTGCGCTTAATTGAGGTGTATCATCAGCGTTTTGTGCTTGCTGGTGCCAAGTTAACCGACCAACAAAAAGCAAAAATCCGTTTATTAAACGAAGAGCAATCAAACTTAACGAATGAGTTTAGCCAACGGTTACTGACACTAACAAAACAAAGTGCGGTAGTGGTTGATTCTGTTGATGAGTTAGCTGGGTTATCGGACAGCAGTATTCGAGCAGCACAAATGGACGCAGAGGCTCAAGGTCATGCGGGCAAATACTTAGTCAACATCACTAACACTACACGCCAACCTGTTCTAGCCAAACTTGAAAACCGTGAACTACGTCAGCGTATCTGGTTGGCATCAGCTAATCGTGGGCTAAGTGGAGAAAATGAAACCGCATCGTTAGTTTCACGTTTAGCACAGCTGCGTGCCGAGCGAGCTGCGTTATTAGGTTTTAAAAGTTGGGCAGATTATCAATTATCGTCGCAAATGGCAGAAACACCTGAAGCGGTATACAGCATGTTTGGCTCTATGGTACCTGCCGTTATCGCTAATACTGAAAAAGAAGCTGCCGATATTCAAGCTATGATCAACAAAACCGGTGGTGACTTTATCCTAGCACCCTGGGACTGGGAGTTTTACGCAGAAAAGGTTCGCCAGGAGAAATTTGATTTAGATTCAGCAGCTATTAAACCGTATTTCGAATTTGAACGCGTGTTACAAGATGGGGTGTTTTTCACCCTTGAAAAACTTTATGGTGTGACCTTAAAGCCACGTCCAGATTTACCTGTATATCATGAAGATGTCAAAGCCTATGAAATGTTTGATGCCGATGGTAGTTCAATCGCTATCTTTTATGCAGACTATTTTACCCGTGAAGGCAAAAGTGGTGGAGCATGGATGAGCTCATTCGTCGGCCAATCAACTTTACTTGAGACCAAGCCTGTGGTCGTTAATGTGATGAACATTAGAAAAGCACCAGACGGTGAGCCAACGTTTGTTAGCTACGATGAAGTAACGACTATGTTCCATGAAATGGGCCATGGCACCCATGGCATGTTCTCAAAGGTGAAATACCCGAGCTTAGCAGGCACCTCAGTATCACGAGATTTTGTTGAGTTTCCATCAACATTTGAAGAAGACTGGGCTGCACATCCTGAAGTGTTAGCCAATTATGCTAAACATTACCAAACCGGCGAAGTGATCCCAGAAGCCCTACTGCAAAAGTTACTTAACGCACGTAGCTTTAACCAGGGATTCGACACATTGGAATACATGGCCGCAGCACTAGTGGATTTAGAATGGCATTCACTACCTGCTGATGCGCCACTGCAAGATGTCGCCACCTTTGAAGCCGCCGCACTCAAAAAGCATGGTGTTGATATTGCTGCGGTCCCACCACGTTATAAATCAAGCTTCTTTGCACATTCATTCCCTGGTGGCTATTCTGCCAGTTACTATGCTTATATGTGGAGTGAAATCTTAGCCGCTGATGCCTTTGCTTATGTACAAACTCAAGGCGGCCTTAACCGTGAAATAGGCATGAAGTATCGTAAGGCTATTATCGAGGTAGGTAATAGCGTCCCGCCAATGGATGCATACCAATCCTTCAGAGGACAAGCTCCTACTACTGATGGGTTACTTAAGCGCCGTGGTTTAAACTAA
- a CDS encoding transglutaminase family protein, producing the protein MAKLQLDDAVSIPETAFELSEHLGFSRAQPALWAWYEIAGAVLSHYVVDQEARLQRLLNWFYNDLGFQAREDYFSVEAADLCYCVLKRQGNSTTLATLLVLLAKQLDLPLEAVLLPGQTVLRSLLNDKISYFDPLTGKELSRHQLHSLVRGELGNAAKLKPSHIKPASLKRLISRMLHELKAGCIVSQKFEQAMECCNLLLQWHPDDVHLNRERAFIAQQLGCIKVAMSDLQHFIDNSPHDPVIELVKMQLKELSQHSQTYH; encoded by the coding sequence ATGGCAAAACTTCAACTTGATGATGCAGTTTCTATCCCTGAAACTGCATTTGAATTATCGGAACATTTAGGTTTTTCTCGTGCCCAGCCAGCTTTATGGGCTTGGTATGAAATAGCAGGCGCAGTACTGAGCCATTATGTGGTTGATCAAGAAGCACGGCTGCAAAGGCTACTTAACTGGTTTTATAATGATTTAGGCTTTCAAGCACGTGAAGATTACTTCAGCGTAGAGGCGGCTGACCTTTGTTATTGTGTATTAAAACGCCAGGGTAATAGTACAACTCTTGCGACATTACTCGTGTTGTTAGCTAAGCAATTGGATTTACCGCTTGAGGCGGTATTATTACCCGGGCAAACGGTTTTACGTAGTTTATTGAATGATAAAATCAGTTACTTTGATCCATTAACGGGTAAAGAGTTAAGCCGACATCAATTACATTCATTAGTGCGAGGCGAGTTAGGTAATGCCGCTAAGTTAAAACCAAGCCATATTAAGCCTGCATCTTTAAAACGTTTAATCAGTCGAATGTTGCATGAGCTAAAAGCGGGTTGTATTGTGAGCCAGAAGTTTGAGCAGGCAATGGAATGTTGTAATTTACTGTTGCAATGGCATCCTGATGATGTGCACCTAAATCGTGAACGTGCTTTTATTGCGCAGCAATTAGGTTGCATTAAAGTGGCGATGTCTGACTTACAGCACTTTATTGATAATAGCCCACATGATCCTGTGATTGAGTTGGTTAAAATGCAGTTAAAAGAGCTAAGTCAACATTCACAAACTTATCATTAA
- a CDS encoding ribose-phosphate pyrophosphokinase encodes MPDIKLFAGNATPNLAIKIADRLFCKLGDAVVGRFSDGEISVQINENVRGADVFIIQSTCAPTNDNLMELIVMVDALRRASAGRITAVIPYFGYARQDRRVRSARVPITAKVVADFLSSVGVDRVLTCDLHAEQIQGFFDVPVDNVFGSPVLLEDMLAKKLDNPVVVSPDIGGVVRARAVAKLLDDSDLAIIDKRRPQANVAQVMHIIGDVQGRDCIIVDDMIDTGGTLCKAAEALKEHGANRVFAYATHPVFSGNAAENIANSVIDEVIVTDTVPLSAEMLKVAKVTQLTMSAVLAEAIRRVSNEESISAMFRH; translated from the coding sequence GTGCCCGACATTAAGCTCTTTGCTGGTAACGCTACCCCAAATCTAGCCATCAAGATTGCAGACCGTTTATTTTGTAAACTTGGCGACGCAGTTGTAGGCCGTTTCAGCGACGGTGAAATCAGTGTTCAAATTAACGAAAACGTACGTGGTGCGGATGTGTTTATCATCCAATCTACCTGTGCGCCAACCAACGATAACCTGATGGAATTAATCGTGATGGTTGATGCACTACGTCGTGCTTCTGCAGGCCGTATTACCGCTGTAATTCCTTACTTTGGTTATGCGCGTCAAGACCGTCGTGTTCGCAGTGCTCGTGTCCCTATTACCGCTAAGGTAGTTGCAGACTTTTTATCAAGTGTTGGTGTAGACCGCGTATTAACCTGCGACTTACACGCTGAACAAATACAAGGTTTCTTCGACGTGCCTGTAGATAACGTCTTCGGTAGCCCTGTGTTACTTGAAGATATGTTAGCGAAAAAATTAGATAATCCAGTAGTTGTTTCTCCTGATATCGGTGGTGTAGTTCGCGCCCGTGCAGTTGCTAAATTACTGGATGATTCAGATTTAGCCATTATTGATAAACGCCGCCCACAAGCCAACGTTGCACAAGTTATGCATATTATTGGTGATGTTCAAGGCCGTGATTGTATTATCGTTGATGACATGATTGACACTGGTGGCACCCTATGTAAAGCAGCTGAAGCATTAAAAGAGCACGGCGCTAATCGCGTGTTTGCTTATGCAACTCACCCTGTCTTCTCTGGTAATGCTGCAGAAAACATTGCGAACTCAGTGATTGATGAAGTAATTGTAACTGACACCGTACCTTTAAGTGCTGAAATGCTTAAGGTTGCTAAAGTCACTCAGTTAACAATGTCAGCAGTACTCGCTGAAGCAATTCGTCGTGTAAGCAACGAAGAGTCTATCTCAGCAATGTTCCGTCACTAA
- a CDS encoding SirB2 family protein: protein METFYSLYPAVKHTHLMFIALSVSFFVLRFVLHLRQSPLMDRKFLKVAPHVVDTFLLASGITLCFMINQYPFVDPWMTEKIICVVAYIALGIMALKSSRNKLFKFFAFLGAIGWLVLAAKLAHFKQVVLMG from the coding sequence ATGGAAACATTTTACAGTTTATATCCAGCGGTAAAACATACTCATTTAATGTTTATTGCTTTAAGCGTCTCGTTTTTTGTGTTGCGTTTTGTATTGCACCTACGCCAATCACCGCTTATGGACAGAAAATTCCTTAAAGTGGCACCCCATGTCGTTGATACTTTTTTATTAGCGTCAGGGATCACCCTTTGTTTCATGATCAACCAATATCCATTCGTGGATCCGTGGATGACGGAAAAAATTATCTGTGTTGTGGCATATATTGCATTAGGGATCATGGCGCTTAAATCAAGCCGTAATAAACTGTTTAAGTTTTTCGCCTTCCTCGGCGCAATCGGTTGGTTAGTGTTAGCAGCCAAACTGGCTCATTTCAAACAAGTCGTATTAATGGGTTAA
- the prfA gene encoding peptide chain release factor 1, producing the protein MKQSVIRKLEGLLERNEEVLALLSDPGVISNQERFRALSKEYSQLEDVVKGFKEFQQAQDNLASAKEMLEEDDAEMREMAQEEMKAAKNELARLEDELQILLLPKDPNDDTNAFMEIRAGAGGDEAAIFAGDLYRMYSRFAEANRWQMEIMNVNEGEHGGFKEIIVKVSGESVYGKLKYESGGHRVQRVPETESQGRVHTSACTVVVMHEVPEAEAISINSADLKVDTFRASGAGGQHVNKTDSAIRITHIPSGIIVECQDQRSQHKNRAQAMSVLAARIQAVEDEKRRSEEETTRRSLVASGDRSERIRTYNYPQGRVSDHRINLTLYRLGEIMEGDLNALLDPIMLEHQADLLAALSGD; encoded by the coding sequence ATGAAACAATCCGTTATCCGCAAGCTTGAAGGCTTGCTTGAGCGAAATGAAGAAGTATTGGCATTATTATCAGATCCTGGTGTAATTTCCAATCAAGAGCGTTTTCGCGCATTGTCAAAAGAATATTCTCAACTTGAAGATGTCGTCAAAGGGTTTAAAGAGTTTCAACAAGCGCAAGACAATCTAGCGTCAGCGAAAGAAATGCTTGAAGAAGACGACGCAGAAATGCGTGAAATGGCCCAAGAAGAAATGAAAGCGGCTAAAAATGAATTAGCCCGTTTAGAAGATGAACTTCAAATTCTATTACTGCCTAAAGATCCCAATGACGATACCAACGCATTTATGGAAATTCGTGCCGGTGCGGGCGGTGATGAAGCGGCTATTTTTGCGGGTGATTTGTACCGTATGTACAGCCGTTTTGCGGAAGCAAACCGCTGGCAGATGGAAATCATGAACGTCAATGAAGGCGAACATGGTGGCTTTAAAGAAATTATTGTTAAAGTCAGTGGTGAAAGTGTTTACGGAAAATTGAAATATGAATCGGGTGGACACCGTGTACAACGTGTACCTGAAACTGAATCTCAAGGCCGAGTCCACACCTCAGCATGTACTGTGGTTGTGATGCATGAAGTGCCCGAAGCTGAAGCGATTTCAATTAACTCTGCTGATTTGAAAGTGGATACTTTCCGCGCATCTGGTGCAGGTGGTCAGCACGTTAACAAAACCGACTCAGCTATTCGAATTACCCATATTCCCAGCGGTATTATTGTCGAGTGTCAGGATCAACGTTCACAACACAAAAACCGTGCCCAAGCGATGAGTGTTCTGGCTGCACGTATTCAAGCTGTGGAAGATGAAAAACGTCGTAGCGAAGAAGAAACAACTCGCCGTAGTCTTGTGGCAAGTGGTGATCGCTCTGAACGTATTCGTACCTATAATTACCCACAAGGGCGAGTCAGTGATCATCGTATCAACCTGACACTTTATCGTTTAGGTGAAATAATGGAAGGTGATCTCAATGCACTACTTGATCCTATTATGCTAGAACACCAAGCGGATTTACTTGCGGCCTTATCAGGCGATTAA
- the lolB gene encoding lipoprotein insertase outer membrane protein LolB produces MQRFFKAHFLVITASILFLSACTSLPTQEYQPIEVTHVKDADNWELQGKIAFKSSTDKFSTNLYWFHHLNGNELRLTTPLGTNVLTLKNDQGLATLEVDGKAYHDNNPQALLEGVSGITIPFADIPLWLTGQIGSNDKVISYNSSGQVHQFTSPDNEADWQVSFVNWQQQSGVLVPKQLKIVRKDVQIRIQTNLWQALTPK; encoded by the coding sequence TTGCAACGTTTTTTTAAAGCTCACTTTTTGGTTATTACCGCATCGATACTATTTTTGAGTGCTTGTACCTCATTGCCCACACAAGAGTATCAGCCAATTGAAGTCACCCATGTCAAAGACGCCGATAATTGGGAGCTACAGGGCAAAATTGCTTTTAAGTCATCAACAGATAAGTTTAGTACTAATTTATATTGGTTTCATCACCTTAATGGAAATGAGTTACGCCTAACCACTCCGCTGGGCACCAATGTGCTCACCCTGAAAAATGATCAGGGTCTTGCAACATTAGAAGTCGACGGAAAAGCCTACCACGACAATAACCCGCAAGCATTACTAGAAGGTGTGAGTGGGATAACGATTCCATTTGCTGATATACCTTTATGGCTTACAGGGCAAATTGGCAGCAATGATAAAGTTATCAGCTATAATTCTTCTGGTCAGGTGCACCAATTTACCAGTCCAGATAATGAGGCAGACTGGCAAGTCAGTTTTGTTAACTGGCAACAACAAAGCGGTGTTTTGGTGCCTAAGCAGTTAAAAATTGTCCGTAAGGATGTACAAATAAGAATTCAGACCAATTTATGGCAGGCATTGACGCCAAAATAA
- the hemA gene encoding glutamyl-tRNA reductase translates to MSLVAIGINHKTATVDLREKVAFSPDKIHDAMKSLASRTTTGEAVIVSTCNRTELYCNNGSEADIIEWLQDYHGLKHEDLMPCIYVYRDQVAVKHLMRVSSGLDSLVLGEPQILGQVKQAFVKAKEAGTTAITIDRLFQNTFSVAKKVRTETEIGAAAVSVAFAAVSMAKHIFSSLSRTKVLLIGAGETIELVAKHLKDNNVESIIVANRTIERAQAMCEEFNATAITLQQIPDYLAKADIVISSTASPLPILGKGMVEKALKQRRHQPMLLVDIAVPRDIEAEVGELDDAFLYTVDDLHSIIEQNMASRMEAAEQAELITEEQSHIFMEWVRSLESVDSIREYRSQSVAIKDELVERALNKLAQGGDGEQVLLELANRLTNRLIHAPTQALTVASRQGDLNTLGQLRIALGLDKN, encoded by the coding sequence ATGAGCCTAGTAGCAATCGGGATAAACCATAAAACCGCCACAGTAGATCTACGTGAAAAAGTCGCTTTTTCACCAGATAAAATACATGATGCGATGAAAAGTTTGGCAAGTCGCACCACCACAGGCGAAGCTGTGATTGTGTCTACCTGTAATCGAACAGAACTTTATTGTAATAATGGCAGTGAAGCGGACATTATAGAATGGCTGCAGGATTATCATGGTTTAAAGCATGAAGACTTAATGCCATGCATCTATGTATATCGCGATCAAGTCGCAGTGAAGCATTTAATGAGGGTGTCGTCAGGGCTTGATTCATTGGTATTGGGTGAGCCACAAATTCTTGGTCAGGTAAAACAAGCCTTTGTGAAGGCTAAAGAGGCTGGTACAACAGCGATAACCATCGACCGTTTATTTCAAAATACTTTCTCTGTTGCTAAAAAAGTGCGCACCGAAACCGAAATCGGCGCCGCAGCTGTGTCAGTCGCTTTTGCTGCTGTGAGTATGGCTAAACACATTTTCTCAAGTTTAAGTCGTACCAAAGTCTTGCTTATTGGCGCCGGTGAAACTATTGAACTGGTCGCCAAACATTTAAAAGATAATAATGTAGAATCAATTATTGTCGCCAATCGCACTATTGAACGTGCACAAGCCATGTGTGAAGAGTTCAACGCGACAGCAATTACCTTGCAGCAAATACCTGATTACCTTGCTAAGGCTGATATCGTGATATCATCCACAGCTAGCCCTTTGCCTATTTTGGGTAAAGGTATGGTCGAAAAAGCACTCAAACAACGTCGTCATCAACCTATGTTGCTCGTCGATATTGCAGTGCCCAGAGATATTGAAGCGGAAGTCGGTGAGTTAGACGACGCTTTCCTTTATACTGTGGACGATTTACATAGTATCATTGAACAGAACATGGCTTCCCGTATGGAAGCCGCCGAACAAGCTGAATTAATAACTGAAGAACAATCTCATATTTTTATGGAATGGGTACGTTCTTTAGAGTCTGTTGACAGTATTCGTGAGTATCGCAGCCAAAGTGTGGCAATTAAAGATGAATTAGTCGAACGTGCCTTGAACAAATTGGCTCAAGGTGGCGATGGCGAGCAAGTGTTATTGGAATTAGCAAATAGACTAACCAATCGCCTTATTCATGCCCCCACACAAGCATTAACGGTCGCAAGCCGTCAGGGCGATTTGAATACGTTGGGACAATTAAGAATAGCGCTCGGACTCGATAAAAATTAA